The following are from one region of the Amedibacterium intestinale genome:
- a CDS encoding phage tail tape measure protein translates to MANRIKGITVEIGGDTTKLQTALKGVNSQIKNTQSVLKDVEKLLKLDPTNINLLTQKQKLLTQAIGDTKEKLATLKVAAQQANEQLQKGEISQSQYDALQREIAETEAELKKLESQASKTNQTLTKIGDVGTKLENAGKSITNVGKKASVASAAVTTMGVASVKTAADFESSMSQVQATMGITKDSMSEVNGQSVNTMDTLNDLAKTMGSKTAYSASECAEALNYLALAGYDTQQMVDTLPTVLNLAAAGNIDLASASDMVTDAMSALGMEVSDADKMVDQMAKTASSTNTSVGQLGEGILTIGATAKTVKGGTAELNTALGILANNGIKGAEGGTHLRNVILSLQNPTDKATSLMKSLGVEVYDSQGNMRSLNDILGNLNKSMDGMTAAEKSNIISQIFNKTDLASVNALLGNTGDTWSSLQKKIEESGGVAQKMADTQLDNLHGQLTILKSAVEGFAISIGEALMPMIKSIVSKIQGFVDWLNNLDDGTRQVIVKIGLFVAALGPLLLILGSVISKIGVSIQAFSKLGLKISELVANAGGVSGVMAKVGTAIGGISAPVIAVVAVIGTLVAAFIHLWKTNEEFRDNIIAIWNRIKEIFTGFAQGITDRLNALGFDFENFKEVVSVIWNGLCEFLAPVFEGVFSQIANVLEETLGIITSILDVFIGIFTGNWSQLWEGVKGIFSSVWEFIKNTFTICMNTIRGIADVVLGWFGTSWNEIWIGIKDFIVGIWTGISTFFVNLWEGIKNTVQTAIMFIGSIIQGAFDIITLPFRFIWENCKEIIISVWDAIKSEVTTAINEVSSTISTVLNRIKMVFTTIWELIKIVVTTVLDSIKSVITTAFTAIQTFATTVWNGIKTAIITPINAVKTTVTTVFNSVKSTMSSVFNSIKSTATSVWNGIKTAIVTPIEKARDTIKGIVDKIKGFFSSMKISLPHIKLPHFKVSGKLSIMPPSVPKLSIDWYKEGGIMTKPTVFGMNGSSLMAGGEAGAEAILPLSGFYKQLEAMISSHLNTGVMEKYLSIIADNSSKGIYLEDGTLVGHLLPALDEGLGNKQKLTRRLSL, encoded by the coding sequence ATGGCAAACAGAATCAAAGGTATTACTGTCGAAATTGGCGGTGATACTACCAAGCTTCAAACAGCTTTAAAAGGAGTAAATAGTCAGATTAAAAACACGCAGTCTGTCCTTAAGGACGTAGAAAAACTTCTAAAGCTAGATCCTACAAACATAAATTTACTTACTCAAAAGCAAAAGTTATTAACACAGGCAATTGGTGATACTAAAGAAAAACTAGCTACTTTAAAAGTTGCAGCCCAACAAGCAAACGAGCAACTTCAAAAAGGAGAAATCAGTCAATCTCAATATGATGCACTTCAAAGAGAGATTGCTGAAACAGAGGCAGAACTTAAAAAGCTAGAATCACAAGCTTCAAAGACCAATCAAACATTGACTAAAATCGGTGATGTAGGTACTAAGCTTGAAAACGCAGGAAAGAGCATAACCAATGTTGGTAAAAAGGCATCTGTTGCTTCTGCTGCAGTAACAACTATGGGTGTGGCATCTGTAAAAACAGCAGCGGACTTTGAATCTTCAATGAGCCAAGTACAGGCTACAATGGGTATTACCAAAGATTCCATGTCTGAAGTTAATGGTCAATCCGTCAATACGATGGATACATTAAATGACCTTGCTAAAACAATGGGTTCTAAAACAGCATATTCTGCAAGTGAATGTGCAGAGGCACTTAATTACCTAGCACTTGCCGGTTACGATACTCAGCAGATGGTTGATACTCTTCCTACTGTATTAAACTTAGCGGCGGCCGGTAATATCGATTTAGCTAGTGCTTCTGATATGGTAACAGATGCAATGTCAGCTCTTGGTATGGAAGTATCTGATGCAGATAAGATGGTTGATCAGATGGCTAAAACTGCATCAAGCACCAATACTTCTGTCGGACAGTTAGGAGAAGGGATCCTTACTATCGGTGCAACTGCAAAAACAGTCAAAGGTGGCACTGCAGAATTGAACACCGCACTTGGTATCCTTGCTAACAACGGTATTAAAGGTGCAGAGGGTGGTACTCATCTTAGAAACGTAATTCTTTCACTTCAAAATCCAACAGATAAAGCAACATCATTAATGAAATCTCTTGGTGTAGAGGTTTATGATAGTCAAGGTAATATGCGTAGCCTAAATGATATTTTAGGTAATCTCAACAAAAGCATGGATGGAATGACGGCTGCTGAAAAATCAAATATCATCAGTCAGATTTTCAATAAAACAGACCTTGCATCTGTAAATGCACTGCTTGGAAATACCGGAGATACTTGGAGCAGCCTTCAAAAGAAGATAGAAGAAAGTGGTGGTGTTGCACAGAAGATGGCAGACACCCAGCTTGATAACCTTCATGGTCAACTTACTATTTTAAAGTCGGCAGTTGAGGGATTTGCAATCTCAATCGGTGAAGCACTTATGCCAATGATAAAAAGCATCGTTTCTAAAATTCAAGGCTTTGTAGATTGGCTAAATAACCTTGATGATGGAACAAGACAAGTGATAGTAAAGATAGGACTATTCGTTGCTGCTCTTGGTCCACTTCTTTTGATACTTGGAAGTGTGATTTCAAAAATCGGCGTAAGTATACAGGCGTTTAGTAAGCTTGGACTTAAAATCAGTGAACTTGTAGCAAATGCCGGAGGTGTATCTGGTGTAATGGCAAAAGTAGGAACAGCTATTGGTGGAATATCTGCTCCTGTGATTGCTGTGGTGGCGGTGATAGGAACATTGGTCGCTGCATTTATTCATCTTTGGAAAACGAATGAAGAATTTAGAGATAACATTATCGCTATCTGGAATCGAATAAAAGAAATCTTTACTGGTTTTGCTCAAGGTATTACTGATAGATTAAATGCTTTAGGGTTTGATTTTGAAAACTTCAAAGAAGTTGTATCTGTAATTTGGAATGGTTTATGTGAGTTTCTTGCGCCTGTGTTTGAGGGTGTTTTCTCTCAGATTGCCAATGTGCTAGAAGAAACTCTTGGAATTATTACAAGCATCTTAGATGTATTTATTGGTATTTTCACAGGCAATTGGTCACAGCTTTGGGAAGGAGTAAAAGGAATATTTAGTTCCGTTTGGGAATTTATCAAGAATACTTTTACAATTTGTATGAATACAATTCGAGGTATTGCTGATGTCGTTCTAGGTTGGTTTGGTACGTCTTGGAATGAAATATGGATTGGGATTAAGGATTTCATTGTTGGCATTTGGACAGGCATCTCTACTTTCTTTGTAAATCTTTGGGAAGGAATAAAAAATACTGTACAAACTGCCATTATGTTTATTGGTTCAATCATTCAAGGAGCATTTGACATCATCACATTGCCATTTCGTTTCATTTGGGAGAATTGTAAGGAAATTATCATCTCTGTATGGGATGCAATTAAATCTGAAGTAACCACAGCTATTAATGAAGTATCCAGTACAATAAGCACTGTTTTAAATAGAATAAAAATGGTGTTCACGACTATTTGGGAATTGATAAAAATTGTTGTTACTACCGTTCTTGATTCGATTAAATCCGTAATTACTACCGCTTTTACTGCAATACAGACTTTTGCTACTACCGTTTGGAATGGAATCAAGACAGCAATTATTACTCCAATTAATGCTGTAAAAACAACAGTAACAACTGTATTTAATTCTGTGAAGTCAACGATGTCGAGTGTATTTAATAGTATCAAAAGTACTGCAACATCAGTATGGAATGGGATAAAAACGGCAATTGTCACTCCGATTGAAAAAGCAAGAGATACTATTAAAGGAATCGTAGATAAAATCAAAGGGTTCTTCAGCAGTATGAAAATATCTCTTCCGCATATTAAATTGCCACATTTCAAGGTTTCAGGAAAGCTATCTATTATGCCACCATCAGTTCCAAAGCTATCGATTGATTGGTACAAGGAAGGTGGTATCATGACAAAACCTACAGTCTTTGGAATGAATGGTTCTTCGCTTATGGCAGGTGGAGAAGCAGGCGCAGAAGCAATTCTTCCTCTTTCTGGTTTTTATAAACAGTTAGAGGCTATGATTTCAAGTCACCTTAATACAGGCGTGATGGAAAAGTATCTATCAATTATTGCAGATAACAGCAGTAAAGGAATCTATCTTGAAGATGGAACTTTGGTTGGTCATTTACTTCCTGCTCTTGATGAGGGACTTGGTAATAAACAAAAACTTACAAGGAGGCTTTCATTATGA
- a CDS encoding major tail protein, whose amino-acid sequence MGNKIKYNLKNVHAAKLTKAEDGTYTYETPKTIPGAVSISLDAEGDTSPFYADGIVYFRSVSNNGYSGDLEMALIPEWFRTEILKEELDKNGVLVENATVAEMEKFALLFEFDGDVRCIRHVLYNCTASRPSIESETKEDTIEPGTETLSLTADPREDGLVKSRTGDSTSESTYAEWYKSVYIPQAQEVVQALSRKVAGGVKNA is encoded by the coding sequence ATGGGTAATAAAATTAAATATAATCTTAAAAATGTTCACGCTGCAAAACTTACAAAAGCAGAGGATGGAACATATACTTATGAAACACCAAAAACAATTCCGGGTGCTGTTAGTATCAGTTTAGATGCTGAAGGAGATACTTCTCCGTTTTATGCCGATGGAATTGTTTATTTCAGAAGTGTATCAAACAATGGATACAGTGGTGATCTTGAAATGGCACTTATTCCTGAATGGTTTAGAACAGAGATTTTAAAAGAGGAACTTGATAAGAATGGTGTGCTTGTTGAGAATGCTACAGTAGCGGAAATGGAAAAATTCGCACTGTTATTTGAGTTTGATGGGGATGTTAGATGCATTCGTCATGTTTTATATAACTGTACGGCATCTCGTCCATCTATTGAATCTGAAACAAAGGAAGATACGATTGAGCCGGGAACGGAAACATTATCACTTACAGCAGATCCAAGAGAAGATGGTCTTGTTAAAAGTAGAACAGGCGATTCTACAAGTGAGTCTACTTACGCTGAGTGGTATAAATCAGTATATATCCCTCAAGCTCAAGAAGTCGTTCAAGCGTTAAGTAGGAAAGTAGCAGGAGGTGTTAAGAATGCTTAA
- a CDS encoding HK97 gp10 family phage protein, with the protein MGTKIDNLAKEIMEGLKEYADLATDDVKKAVRKAGNSVRKDISESAPKDTGKYAKSWTVKKTKETSNSLEVTVHSKNRYQLAHLLEHGHAKRGGGRVSARPHIAKAEESAIEVFEKEIDKALGGR; encoded by the coding sequence ATGGGAACAAAGATTGATAACCTAGCCAAAGAAATAATGGAAGGTTTAAAAGAGTATGCAGATTTAGCAACGGATGATGTAAAGAAAGCAGTCAGAAAAGCTGGTAACTCAGTGAGAAAAGATATCTCTGAATCAGCTCCTAAGGATACTGGTAAGTATGCAAAGTCATGGACTGTTAAGAAAACTAAAGAAACATCAAACTCTCTAGAAGTAACAGTTCATTCAAAGAATAGGTATCAGCTTGCACATCTTTTGGAGCATGGGCATGCTAAACGAGGTGGTGGAAGAGTATCTGCAAGACCACATATTGCGAAAGCAGAGGAGTCAGCAATTGAGGTTTTTGAAAAAGAAATCGATAAAGCACTCGGAGGTAGATGA
- a CDS encoding phage tail protein — protein MSDFKVYVDGNIFYHPNLSKLAILEAQIKEDAESIDSFTLSAPFNHPYLNIIKPMSSVITCKYKNETIFEGRALDDGSDFHNSHTWVCESVLSYLKDSIQPPFEYKGTLKGLMEYFISVHNEKVEEKKKFKIGNVTVKDDNDYVSYSNSELSVTLDAIKKKLIDTHGGYLKVRYTEDGNYLDYLDDFKTKSLQKVEYGKNLLDVEITRDYMQRVSALIPLGARKRITDEDGNEIESNERVDISGVNEGKNYIYDEDTVNEIGWIWTSEVWENVTISGNLLSKAKTRLSTLIKGITSIKLTIVDESQTGANIGSIHAGMYVECISKPHGIDGTYLCLSRTRDYLKPSGNTIIIGANGVSLSEITVKNDKNLSALEEEFFNKTEKLDSINDKLSEVDGAIKDVDVLKEQVHDCYSEITKTSNQILSIVHDTYIDKTELESIQKDFQTSITQNSSEIRMDFTAVTDEIKNNVATNQQLLEEYIRFKGALIELGRIGNAFTAELSNEELAFKENGQKIAYISNNSLVITNAEIRNKLSLGNESRGWFDFIPRTSGNLSIVWRNPETR, from the coding sequence ATGAGTGATTTTAAAGTATATGTCGACGGAAATATCTTTTATCATCCTAATTTATCCAAACTTGCAATTTTGGAAGCACAGATAAAAGAAGATGCAGAAAGTATAGATTCATTTACTTTATCGGCACCATTTAATCATCCTTATCTAAATATAATCAAACCAATGTCATCGGTTATTACTTGTAAATACAAGAATGAAACTATTTTTGAAGGAAGAGCACTTGATGATGGAAGCGACTTTCATAACTCACATACTTGGGTATGTGAAAGTGTTCTTTCATATTTAAAAGACTCGATACAGCCACCTTTTGAATATAAGGGAACATTAAAAGGTTTAATGGAATATTTTATCTCAGTTCATAATGAAAAGGTCGAAGAAAAGAAAAAATTCAAAATTGGAAATGTTACAGTTAAGGATGACAATGATTATGTTTCTTATTCCAATTCAGAGCTTTCAGTAACGCTAGATGCTATTAAAAAGAAACTGATTGATACGCATGGAGGCTATCTTAAAGTGCGATATACAGAAGATGGCAATTATTTAGATTATCTTGATGATTTCAAAACGAAGTCTTTACAAAAGGTAGAATATGGTAAAAATCTGCTTGATGTGGAAATTACTAGAGATTATATGCAGCGAGTTAGTGCGTTGATTCCTTTAGGTGCTAGAAAAAGGATTACAGATGAAGATGGAAATGAAATCGAATCAAATGAACGAGTTGATATTTCAGGAGTCAATGAAGGTAAGAATTATATTTATGATGAAGATACAGTGAATGAAATCGGGTGGATTTGGACATCAGAGGTTTGGGAGAATGTAACTATTTCAGGTAATCTTCTAAGTAAAGCGAAGACGAGATTATCTACCTTAATTAAAGGTATTACAAGCATTAAGCTAACTATTGTGGATGAGTCACAAACTGGGGCAAATATCGGAAGTATCCATGCAGGTATGTATGTTGAGTGCATTTCAAAACCGCACGGTATTGATGGAACTTATCTTTGCCTTTCAAGAACAAGAGATTATCTAAAACCATCCGGCAATACAATCATTATTGGTGCTAATGGTGTATCTTTATCAGAAATCACCGTTAAGAATGATAAAAACCTATCAGCACTGGAAGAAGAGTTCTTTAACAAAACAGAAAAACTCGACTCCATCAATGATAAGTTATCAGAGGTTGATGGTGCAATTAAAGATGTTGATGTTTTAAAAGAGCAAGTTCATGATTGTTACTCTGAAATTACTAAAACATCAAATCAGATTTTAAGTATCGTTCATGATACTTATATCGATAAAACAGAGCTTGAGAGTATTCAAAAAGATTTCCAAACAAGTATCACTCAAAACAGTTCGGAAATCAGAATGGATTTTACTGCTGTTACAGATGAAATTAAAAATAATGTAGCAACCAATCAGCAGCTATTAGAAGAATATATTCGTTTCAAAGGAGCACTGATTGAACTTGGAAGAATTGGTAATGCGTTCACTGCTGAACTATCTAATGAGGAACTTGCCTTTAAGGAAAACGGGCAAAAAATAGCCTATATCTCAAATAACAGCTTAGTTATTACCAATGCAGAAATTCGAAACAAACTATCCCTTGGTAATGAATCAAGAGGATGGTTTGATTTTATTCCTAGAACTTCGGGTAACCTCTCTATCGTTTGGAGAAACCCTGAAACAAGATAA